From the Saccharomyces paradoxus chromosome XIV, complete sequence genome, one window contains:
- the CPT1 gene encoding diacylglycerol cholinephosphotransferase (Cholinephosphotransferase~similar to YNL130C) yields MGFFIPQSSLGNLKLYKYQSDDRSFLSNHVFRPFWRKFATIFPLWMAPNLVTLLGFCFIIFNVLTTLYYDPYFDQESPRWTYFSYAIGLFLYQTFDACDGMHARRTGQQGPLGELFDHCIDSINTTLSMIPVCSMTGMGYTYMTIFSQFAILCSFYLSTWEEYHTHKLYLAEFCGPVEGIIVLCISFIAVGIYGPQVIWHTKVAQFSWQDFVFEIETVHLMYAFCTGALIFNIITAHANVVKYYESQPDKSTTPGKTAENISKAVNGLIPFMAYFSSIFTLVLIQPSFISLALILSIGFSVAFVVGRMIIAHLTMQPFPMVNFPFLIPTIQLFLYAFMVYVLDYQKESIVSALVWMGLGLTLAIHGMFINDIIHDITTFLDIYALSIKHPKEI; encoded by the exons ATGGGGTTCTTTATTCCTCAGAGTAGTTTGGGAAACTTAAAGCTTTACAA GTACCAAAGTGATGACCGCTCTTTCCTTTCGAATCATGTTTTCAGGCCCTTTTGGAGGAAGTTTGCAACTATTTTTCCACTATGGATGGCACCCAATTTGGTAACATTATTAGGGTTCTGCTTTATTATATTCAATGTATTAACAACACTTTATTACGATCCGTATTTTGACCAGGAATCTCCCCGTTGGACTTATTTCTCCTATGCTATAGGTTTGTTCTTATACCAGACCTTTGATGCTTGTGATGGTATGCATGCACGTCGTACAGGCCAGCAGGGCCCTCTAGGGGAATTGTTTGACCATTGTATTGATTCAATCAACACAACTTTGTCAATGATCCCTGTCTGTTCGATGACTGGTATGGGTTACACATATATGACTATTTTTTCACAATTTGCGATATTGTGCAGCTTTTACTTGAGCACATGGGAAGAGTATCATACCCATAAACTGTATCTGGCTGAATTTTGCGGTCCTGTTGAAGGTATTATCGTTTTGtgtatttctttcattgcAGTTGGTATTTACGGACCTCAGGTCATCTGGCACACTAAAGTTGCGCAATTTTCCTGGCAAGATTTTgtgtttgaaattgaaactgtCCATCTGATGTATGCATTTTGCACAGGCGctttaatatttaatattatcacaGCTCATGCAAACGTGGTAAAGTATTACGAATCTCAACCGGACAAATCTACAACTCCGGGCAAAACAGCAGAAAATATTAGTAAAGCTGTGAATGGTCTTATTCCATTCATGGCgtacttttcttcaattttcaCCTTGGTTCTAATTCAACcgtcttttatttctttggCTTTGATTTTATCGATCGGTTTTTCGGTCGCCTTCGTAGTTGGTCGCATGATCATTGCTCATTTAACTATGCAACCGTTCCCAATGGTcaattttccatttttaatCCCAACTATTCAATTGTTTTTGTACGCATTTATGGTTTATGTTTTAGATTaccaaaaagaaagcattGTTTCTGCTTTGGTTTGGATGGGACTCGGTTTAACACTTGCTATTCATGGGATGTTCATCAATGATATTATTCATGACATCACCACCTTTCTGGATATTTACGCTTTGTCAATCAAACATCCAAAGGAAATTTAA